The genomic window GTGATGAGCTCGGTGACCGTGCCGTGAACCAGCCCGCGGCAGTATTCCAGTCCTTCACCATCCCGCAAAAGCTTGAGCATTTCAGCGGTGAAGAGGGTCAGTTGCGTCGAGAAGCTATTTCCCTGGCTATCGATCGTGAGGAAATCACCAAGACGATCTTCCAAGACACCCGCACCCCGGCGAAGGACTTCACCTCACCCGTGATCGAGGGATTCTCCGAGGACCTGAAGAACGCCGACGTGCTCCGCTTTGATCCATCCAAGGCTAAGGAACTCTGGGCGAAAGCCGACGCGATCTCCAAGTACGACGGAGAGTTCACCATCTCCTACAACGCCGACGGCGGACACCAGGCGTGGGTCGATGCAGTGGCAAACCAGTTGCGCAACAACCTGGGCTTGAACGCCTCCGGCAACCCCTACCCGGACTTCAAGTCTCTGCGCGATGAGGTAACCAAGCGCACCATCAAGGGCGCATTCCGCTCAGGATGGCAGGCAGACTACCCATCCATCGGCAACTTCCTCACCCCGCTGTATGCGACGAACGCAAGCTCGAACGACGGCGATTACTCCAACCCCGAATTCGACGCCAAGCTGAAGAAGGCTGCCGAGCAGAAGAGCGTTGAGGACGGCATCAAGGAATACCAGTCGGCTGAAGAAATTCTCTTCCGCGATCTTCCCGCAATCCCGCTGTGGTACTCCAACATCACCGGTGGCTCATCCGATCAGGTGGACAACGTAACCTTCGGCTGGAACTCCCTGCCTCGTTACTCTGAGGTGACCAAGAAGTAGTCGCCCGCAATGCCCCAGCCCCGCATCGCTTTTCGACGATCGCGGGGCCGTGGTGATCACGTCTTCAGCAACAATAAGTAGAAAGTCTTCCACCCATGCTGCGCTACATTGGGCGCCGAATTTTGCAGATGATCCCTGTGTTCTTCGGTGCAACCTTGCTGCTCTACGCCATGGTGTTTCTCATGCCAGGTGACCCGATCGAGGCACTCGGCGGCGACCGCGGACTCTCCGAGGCCGCCCGTGCGAGGCTCACCGCAGAGTACAACCTTGATAAGCCCTTCATTGTTCAATACCTGCTGTACATCAAAGGAATTTTCACCCTCGATTTCGGCACCACGTTCTCCGGTCGCCCGGTTTCCGAGGCGATGGCTCACGCATTCCCCGTCACAATCAAACTTGCGCTCATGGCGCTCGGATTTGAGATG from Corynebacterium gerontici includes these protein-coding regions:
- a CDS encoding peptide ABC transporter substrate-binding protein, giving the protein MKLKKAVALATGAAVAMTMAACSSDGSGDGANYVSAWGSEPQNPLIPANTNETGGGRIVDLIYSGLVYYDADGQAHNDQAESIDLEGDKTYKIKLKEGLEFSDGTPITAQDYVDTWNAAVANSMMNAFFFEPVKGYSEGAKEMEGLKVVDDRTFTVELTQPESDFPSRLGYTAYFVMPSKSLENLDEAGENPIGSGPYKLENWSHQESATVVPNDKYQGERKAQNDGVKFVFYSSQDAAYADLLAGNLDVLDAVPDSAFSTFRDELGDRAVNQPAAVFQSFTIPQKLEHFSGEEGQLRREAISLAIDREEITKTIFQDTRTPAKDFTSPVIEGFSEDLKNADVLRFDPSKAKELWAKADAISKYDGEFTISYNADGGHQAWVDAVANQLRNNLGLNASGNPYPDFKSLRDEVTKRTIKGAFRSGWQADYPSIGNFLTPLYATNASSNDGDYSNPEFDAKLKKAAEQKSVEDGIKEYQSAEEILFRDLPAIPLWYSNITGGSSDQVDNVTFGWNSLPRYSEVTKK